The Panicum hallii strain FIL2 chromosome 9, PHallii_v3.1, whole genome shotgun sequence genome has a window encoding:
- the LOC112877283 gene encoding BTB/POZ and MATH domain-containing protein 5-like isoform X1, with amino-acid sequence MEDEDAGPGGGGEASPPHHAAASGDRARDMAASPTSSRSVTQTVNGSHRFVIQGYSLAKGMGVGKHIASETFTVGGYQWAIYFYPDGKNPEDNSAYVSVFIALASEGTDVRALFELTLLDQSGKGKHKVHSHFDRSLESGPYTLKYRGSMWGYKRFFRRTALETSDFLKDDCLKINCTVGVVVSTMDYSRPHSIEVPESDIGYHFGTLLDTQEGVDVIFRVAGEEFHAHKLVLAARSSFFRSEFFDHESDEEKNEAETRNEIKEIVIDDMDPKVFKAVLHFMYRDNLVNDDELSASSSDCSIFDTLAGKLMAAADKYELPRLRLLCESYLCKHISVNSVATTLALADQHHAMELKSVCLKFAAENLSAVIRTEGFDYLKDNCPSLQSEILRTVAGCEEQCSSGGKSQSVWAQLSDGGDTSGRRVRPRV; translated from the exons CGGCGTCGGGCGACCGGGCGCGGGACATGGCGGCGTCCCCGACGAGCTCGCGGTCCGTGACGCAGACGGTGAACGGGTCGCATCGGTTCGTGATCCAGGGGTACTCGCTCGCCAAGGGCATGGGCGTCGGGAAGCACATCGCCAGCGAGACCTTCACGGTGGGCGGGTACCAGTGGGCGATCTACTTCTACCCCGACGGGAAGAACCCCGAGGACAACTCCGCCTACGTCTCCGTCTTCATCGCCCTCGCGTCCGAGGGCACCGACGTGCGCGCGCTCTTCGAGCTCACGCTCCTCGACCAGAGCGGCAAGGGCAAGCACAAGGTGCACTCCCACTTCGACCGCTCCCTCGAGTCGGGGCCATACACCCTCAAGTACCGCGGATCCATGTG GGGCTATAAAAGGTTCTTTCGGCGTACTGCTCTTGAGACATCAGATTTTCTTAAAGATGATTGCTTGAAGATAAACTGTACTGTGGGTGTTGTAGTATCAACTATGGACTATTCTAGACCACACTCGATAGAGGTTCCAGAGTCTGACATAGGCTATCATTTTGGAACGCTTTTGGACactcaggaaggtgtagatgttATTTTTAGAGTAGCAGGAGAGGAGTTTCATGCCCACAAGTTGGTATTGGCTGCCCGATCTTCCTTTTTTAGGTCTGAGTTTTTCGATCATGAATCAGATGAAGAAAAGAATGAAGCTGAGACGAGGAATGAAATCAAAGAGATTGTCATTGATGACATGGATCCTAAAGTGTTCAAG GCTGTGCTTCATTTTATGTACAGGGACAATCTTGTTAATGATGATGAGTTATCCGCATCAAGCTCTGACTGCTCTATCTTTGATACTTTAGCTGGGAAGTTAATGGCTGCAGCAGACAAATATGAGTTGCCAAGGCTAAGATTGTTGTGTGAGTCTTACTTGTGCAAGCATATTTCTGTAAACTCTGTGGCAACTACTCTAGCATTGgctgaccagcaccatgctatGGAGCTTAAATCTGTTTGCCTTAAATTTGCTGCTGAAAACCTTTCAG CTGTGATCCGGACTGAGGGGTTCGATTACCTCAAAGACAACTGCCCATCGCTGCAGTCAGAGATACTGCGAACAGTTGCCGGTTGCGAGGAGCAATGCAGCAGCGGTGGGAAAAGCCAGAGTGTATGGGCGCAGCTCTCTGACGGTGGCGATACCAGCGGCCGCAGGGTGAGGCCGAGGGTCTGA
- the LOC112876466 gene encoding zinc finger A20 and AN1 domain-containing stress-associated protein 7-like gives MAEKRKSVDVDETGAATAGPCATGCGFFGNPATGGMCSKCYREHGGAAAPTDERKKMQDVFKTSALAPAAPRGAVPEKKARIITCAAAAVAPSPDGGADGAAAAEPATAVKPAASRCAACRKKVGLLGFRCCCGETFCGAHRYAEKHACGFDYKGAGRERIAKNNPVVVADKIAKI, from the coding sequence ATGGCGGAGAAGCGGAAGAGCGTCGACGTCGACGAgaccggcgccgccaccgcgggCCCGTGCGCGACCGGGTGCGGCTTCTTCGGCAACCCGGCCACCGGTGGCATGTGCTCCAAGTGCTACCGCGAgcacggcggcgccgcggcgcccaccgacgagaggaagaagatgcaGGACGTTTTCAAGACGAGCGCCCTCGCGCCCGCAGCACCCCGCGGCGCGGTGCCGGAGAAGAAGGCCAGGATCATCAcgtgcgccgctgccgccgtcgcgCCGTCCCCAGATGGTGGCGCCGATGGCGCGGCCGCTGCCGAGCCAGCGACGGCCGTGAAGCCCGCGGCGAGCCGGTGCGCGGCGTGCCGCAAGAAGGTTGGCCTGCTGGGGTTCCGGTGCTGCTGCGGCGAGACCTTCTGCGGCGCGCATCGCTACGCGGAGAAGCACGCCTGCGGCTTCGACTACAAGGGCGCCGGCCGCGAGCGGATCGCCAAGAACAACCCGGTCGTGGTCGCCGACAAGATCGCCAAGATCTGA
- the LOC112877283 gene encoding BTB/POZ and MATH domain-containing protein 4-like isoform X2 — protein sequence MEDEDAGPGGGGEASPPHHAAASGDRARDMAASPTSSRSVTQTVNGSHRFVIQGYSLAKGMGVGKHIASETFTVGGYQWAIYFYPDGKNPEDNSAYVSVFIALASEGTDVRALFELTLLDQSGKGKHKVHSHFDRSLESGPYTLKYRGSMWGYKRFFRRTALETSDFLKDDCLKINCTVGVVVSTMDYSRPHSIEVPESDIGYHFGTLLDTQEGVDVIFRVAGEEFHAHKLVLAARSSFFRSEFFDHESDEEKNEAETRNEIKEIVIDDMDPKVFKAVLHFMYRDNLVNDDELSASSSDCSIFDTLAGKLMAAADKYELPRLRLLCESYLCKHISVNSVATTLALADQHHAMELKSVCLKFAAENLSDALMYLQL from the exons CGGCGTCGGGCGACCGGGCGCGGGACATGGCGGCGTCCCCGACGAGCTCGCGGTCCGTGACGCAGACGGTGAACGGGTCGCATCGGTTCGTGATCCAGGGGTACTCGCTCGCCAAGGGCATGGGCGTCGGGAAGCACATCGCCAGCGAGACCTTCACGGTGGGCGGGTACCAGTGGGCGATCTACTTCTACCCCGACGGGAAGAACCCCGAGGACAACTCCGCCTACGTCTCCGTCTTCATCGCCCTCGCGTCCGAGGGCACCGACGTGCGCGCGCTCTTCGAGCTCACGCTCCTCGACCAGAGCGGCAAGGGCAAGCACAAGGTGCACTCCCACTTCGACCGCTCCCTCGAGTCGGGGCCATACACCCTCAAGTACCGCGGATCCATGTG GGGCTATAAAAGGTTCTTTCGGCGTACTGCTCTTGAGACATCAGATTTTCTTAAAGATGATTGCTTGAAGATAAACTGTACTGTGGGTGTTGTAGTATCAACTATGGACTATTCTAGACCACACTCGATAGAGGTTCCAGAGTCTGACATAGGCTATCATTTTGGAACGCTTTTGGACactcaggaaggtgtagatgttATTTTTAGAGTAGCAGGAGAGGAGTTTCATGCCCACAAGTTGGTATTGGCTGCCCGATCTTCCTTTTTTAGGTCTGAGTTTTTCGATCATGAATCAGATGAAGAAAAGAATGAAGCTGAGACGAGGAATGAAATCAAAGAGATTGTCATTGATGACATGGATCCTAAAGTGTTCAAG GCTGTGCTTCATTTTATGTACAGGGACAATCTTGTTAATGATGATGAGTTATCCGCATCAAGCTCTGACTGCTCTATCTTTGATACTTTAGCTGGGAAGTTAATGGCTGCAGCAGACAAATATGAGTTGCCAAGGCTAAGATTGTTGTGTGAGTCTTACTTGTGCAAGCATATTTCTGTAAACTCTGTGGCAACTACTCTAGCATTGgctgaccagcaccatgctatGGAGCTTAAATCTGTTTGCCTTAAATTTGCTGCTGAAAACCTTTCAG ATGCCCTTATGTATCTGCAGCTGTGA
- the LOC112873817 gene encoding basic blue protein-like — protein sequence MASPRTLLLAAAVAAVVGAAALLPAPASAATYMVGDDAGWDNGVVDYDAWARGKKFKVGDTLVFRYSTPEHDVVQVDARGYAECVAPDNAVALTSGDDHVVLGQVGQFFFICEAEGECSSGMRLAVNVH from the exons ATGGCGTCGCCTAGGACGCTGCTCCTAGCCGCAGCCGTGGCGGCCGTCGTCGGCGCGGCCGCTCTGCTCCCGGCGCCGGCGTCCGCGGCGACGTACATGGTCGGGGACGACGCCGGCTGGGACAACGGCGTTGTCGACTACGACGCCTGGGCCAGGGGCAAGAAGTTCAAGGTCGGCGACACGCTCG TGTTCCGGTACTCGACGCCCGAGCACGACGTCGTGCAGGTGGACGCGAGGGGCTACGCCGAGTGCGTGGCGCCGGACAACGCGGTGGCGCTGACCTCCGGCGACGACCACGTGGTGCTGGGGCAGGTCGGGCAGTTCTTCTTCATCTGCGAGGCCGAGGGGGAGTGCAGCTCCGGCATGAGGCTCGCCGTCAACGTCCACTGA
- the LOC112877285 gene encoding replication factor C subunit 5, which produces MLWVDKYRPKTLDKVTVHDQVAQNLRKLVSEQDCPHLLFYGPSGSGKKTLILALIKQMFGAGAEKVKMENKTWKIDTGTRTLEIELAMLSSAHHVEMNPSDAGFQDRYVVQEVIKEMAKNRPIDAKGKRAFKVLVLNEVDKLSREAQHSLRRTMEKYSASCRLILCCNSSSKVTEAVRSRCLNVRVNAPSEDQIVQVLEFIGKKENLQLPAGFAARIAAQSNRNLRRAILFFETCKVQQYPFTSNQAAPPLDWEQYVSEISTDILTEQSPKRLYAVRQKFYELLVNCIPPESILKKLLAELLKKLDSDLKHEICHWAAHYEHKMRLGSKAIFHLEAFVAKFMSIYKEFLVASFG; this is translated from the exons ATGCTGTGGGTGGACAAGTACCGGCCCAAGACCCTAGACAAGGTCACCGTCCACGACCAGGTCGCGCAGAACCTCCGGAAGCTC GTGTCGGAGCAGGATTGCCCGCACCTGCTGTTCTATGGGCCGTCGGGGTCCGGGAAGAAAACCCTAATCCTAGCGCTCATCAAGCAGATGTTCGGCGCCGGCGCGGAGAAG GTTAAGATGGAGAACAAGACATGGAAGATTGAT ACCGGAACAAGAACACTTGAGATAGAGTTGGCGATGTTGTCGAGTGCTCATCATGTGGAGATGAACCCCAGTGATGCAGGCTTTCAGGACAGGTATGTTGTCCAGGAGGTCATCAAAGAGATGGCAAAGAATAGGCCAATCGATGCCAAAGGCAAGAGAGCATTTAAAG TCCTTGTGTTAAATGAAGTTGACAAACTCTCACGAGAAGCCCAGCATTCCCTCCGAAGGACTATGGAGAAGTATAGTGCATCATGCAGACTGATCCTATGCTGTAACAGCTCATCAAAAGTCACAGAGGCTGTAAGATCCCGTTGCTTAAATGTGCGAGTGAATGCTCCTAgcgaagatcag ATTGTCCAAGTTCTAGAGTTCATTGGGAAGAAAGAAAACCTGCAGCTTCCAGCTGGATTTGCTGCTCGTATTGCAGCACAATCAAACCGTAATCTGAGACGGGCAATACTGTTTTTTGAGACTTGCAAAGTGCAACA ATACCCATTTACATCAAATCAAGCCGCACCTCCTCTTGACTGGGAGCAATATGTCTCTGAAATATCAACTGATATCCTGACAGAACAAAGCCCTAAAAG GCTATATGCTGTACGCCAGAAATTCTATGAATTACTTGTCAATTGTATCCCACCTGAAAGTATTTTGAAG AAGTTGTTGGCGGAATTACTGAAGAAGTTAGACTCTGATCTGAAGCACGAAATCTGTCACTGGGCTGCACACTAT GAGCACAAGATGCGCCTTGGATCAAAAGCCATTTTTCACCTAGAAG CTTTCGTGGCAAAGTTCATGAGCATTTACAAGGAATTCCTGGTGGCTTCATTTGGTTGA
- the LOC112878060 gene encoding glucan endo-1,3-beta-glucosidase 8-like — protein MANLAALRPWLCLLAAMAAASWSGVATVEALGMNWGTQATHPLSPKVVVQMLKDNGIKKVKLFDADQGTLSALAGSGIEVMVAIPNVLLDRITDYDTAKEWVRHNVSRYNFDGGVTIKYVAVGNEPFLAAYNGTFDKVTFPALQNIQNALDEAGLGDTIKATVPLNADVYMSPTDNPVPSAGRWRPDIADLMTQMVQFLSNHSAPFTVNIYPFISLFLNDNFPVDFAFFDGGATPVVDNGVSYTNVFDANFDTLVAALKASGHGDMPIVVGEVGWPTDGDKHATNAYAQRFYNGLLKRLAANTGTPVRPNQYIEVYLFGLLDEDVKSVAPGNFERHWGILRYDGQPKFPMDLTGQGQNTMLVPARGVEYLSRTWCVVNTESPNMDKLADNINFACTFADCTALGYGSTCGGMDSNGNASYAFNAFFQMKDQADESCDFQGLARPAQTDPSTAACNFTIQIATTSAAGHRRLAGPRRVAAAAAVLFLAQLMILLH, from the exons ATGGCGAATCTAGCCGCGCTGCGTCCGTGGCTCTGCCTGctggcggcaatggcggcggcgtcgtGGTCCGGCGTCGCGACGGTGGAGGCACTGGGGATGAACTGGGGCACGCAGGCGACGCACCCCCTGTCGCCCAAGGTCGTGGTGCAGATGCTGAAGGACAACGGCATCAAGAAGGTGAAGCTGTTTGACGCCGACCAGGGCACGCTCAGCGCGCTCGCCGGCAGCGGCATCGAGGTCATGGTCGCCATTCCCAATGTCCTGCTTGACAGGATCACCGACTACGACACCGCCAAGGAGTGGGTCCGGCACAACGTCTCGCGCTACAACTTCGACGGCGGCGTCACCATCAA GTACGTGGCCGTGGGCAACGAGCCGTTCCTGGCGGCGTACAACGGCACGTTCGACAAGGTGACCTTCCCGGCGCTGCAGAACATCCAGAACGCGCTGGACGAGGCCGGGCTCGGCGATACCATCAAGGCCACCGTCCCTCTCAACGCCGACGTGTACATGTCCCCGACGGACAACCCGGTGCCGTcggcggggcggtggcggccggaCATCGCGGACCTGATGACGCAGATGGTGCAGTTCCTGAGCAACCACAGCGCGCCCTTCACCGTGAACATCTACCCGTTCATCAGCCTGTTCCTCAACGACAACTTCCCCGTGGACTTCGCCTTcttcgacggcggcgcgacgcccGTGGTGGACAACGGCGTGTCATACACCAACGTGTTCGACGCCAACTTCGACACCCTGGTGGCGGCGCTCAAGGCGTCCGGGCACGGCGACATGCCCATCGTCGTCGGCGAGGTCGGCTGGCCCACCGACGGAGACAAGCACGCCACCAACGCGTACGCGCAgcgcttctacaacggcctcctCAAGCGGCTCGCCGCCAACACCGGCACCCCCGTCCGGCCCAACCAATACATCGAGGTCTACCTCTTCGGCCTCCTCGACGAGGACGTCAAGAGCGTGGCGCCCGGCAACTTCGAGCGGCACTGGGGCATCCTCCGGTACGACGGGCAGCCCAAGTTCCCGATGGACCTGACCGGGCAGGGCCAGAACACGATGCTGGTGCCGGCGCGCGGCGTGGAGTACCTGTCCCGAACGTGGTGCGTCGTCAACACCGAGTCGCCCAACATGGACAAGCTCGCCGACAACATCAACTTCGCCTGCACCTTCGCCGACTGCACGGCGCTGGGCTACGGCTCGACGTGCGGCGGCATGGACAGCAACGGCAACGCATCCTACGCCTTCAACGCCTTCTTCCAGATGAAGGACCAGGCCGACGAGTCCTGCGACTTCCAGGGCCTCGCCAGGCCCGCGCAGACGGACCCGTCCACGGCCGCCTGCAACTTCACCATACAGATCGCCACCACCTCGGCGGCGGGGCACCGGCGGCTCGCCGGGCCGCGccgcgtggccgccgccgccgccgtgctgtTCTTGGCGCAGCTGATGATCCTGCTGCATTAG
- the LOC112876489 gene encoding zinc finger A20 and AN1 domain-containing stress-associated protein 7-like — protein MAEKRKSVDVDEIGAAAAAPCATGCGFFGNPATGGMCSKCYREHAAATATATPPEKKARIITSATAVAPSPDVIGADGAVAGAPAKPAASRCAACRKKVGLLGFPCCCGETFCGAHRYAEKHACGFDYKGAGRERIARNNPVVVADKVAKI, from the exons ATGGCGGAGAAGCGGAAGAGCGTCGACGTCGACGagatcggcgccgccgccgcggccccgtGCGCGACCGGGTGCGGCTTCTTCGGCAACCCGGCCACCGGCGGCATGTGCTCCAAGTGCTACCGcgagcacgccgccgccaccgccaccgccacc CCGCCGGAGAAGAAGGCCAGGATCATCACGTCTGCCACCGCCGTCGCGCCGTCCCCTGATGTTATTGGTGCCGATGGCGCGGTCGCGGGGGCCCCCGCGAAGCCCGCGGCGAGCCGGTGCGCGGCGTGCCGCAAGAAGGTTGGCCTGCTGGGGTTCCCGTGCTGCTGCGGCGAGACCTTCTGCGGCGCACACCGCTACGCGGAGAAGCACGCCTGCGGCTTCGACTACAAGGGCGCCGGCCGCGAGCGGATCGCCAGGAACAACCCGGTCGTGGTCGCCGACAAGGTCGCCAAGATCTGA
- the LOC112876455 gene encoding basic blue protein-like, producing MASPWTLLVAAAMAAALLPVPASAKTYMVGDGAGWDTGVDYDAWARGKKFKVGDTLVFRYSTPEHDVVQVDARGFAECVAPDNTVLLTSGNDHVVLGQAGRFFFICDTEGECSSGLKLTVNVH from the exons ATGGCGTCGCCTTGGACGCTGCTCGTAGCCGCAGCCATGGCGGCCGCTCTGCTCCCGGTGCCGGCGTCCGCCAAGACGTACATGGTCGGGGACGGCGCCGGCTGGGACACCGGCGTCGACTATGACGCCTGGGCCAGGGGCAAGAAATTCAAGGTCGGCGACACGCTCG TGTTCCGGTACTCGACGCCCGAGCACGACGTGGTGCAGGTGGACGCGCGGGGCTTCGCCGAGTGCGTGGCGCCGGACAACACGGTGCTGCTGACCTCCGGCAACGACCACGTGGTGCTGGGGCAGGCCGGGCGGTTCTTCTTCATCTGCGACACCGAGGGGGAATGCAGCTCCGGCCTAAAGCTCACCGTGAACGTCCACTGA
- the LOC112876450 gene encoding mavicyanin-like: MASRATVLIAAAIAVVVLLPATVSAAASYRVGDDSGWDNGVDYDAWAAGKKFKVGDTLEFLYSEGFHNVVVVDAQSYAACAVPSNAPTLASGDDRVALRQAGRWFFICGVEGHCVSGMKLAVDVHG, encoded by the exons ATGGCCTCGCGCGCGACAGTGCTCATCGCCGCGGCGATTGCCGTGGTTGTTCTACTCCCGGCGACGGTGTCCGCGGCGGCGTCGTACAGGGTCGGCGACGACTCCGGCTGGGACAACGGGGTGGACTACGATGCCTGGGCCGCCGGAAAGAAGTTCAAAGTCGGCGACACGCTCG AGTTCCTGTACTCGGAGGGGTTCCACAACGTGGTGGTGGTGGACGCGCAGAGCTACGCGGCGTGCGCCGTGCCGAGCAACGCGCCGACGCTGGCCTCCGGGGACGACCGCGTGGCGCTGCGGCAGGCCGGGCGGTGGTTCTTCATCTGCGGCGTCGAGGGCCACTGCGTCTCGGGGATGAAGCTCGCCGTTGACGTCCACGGATAA